Sequence from the Mycobacterium florentinum genome:
TTGCGCCGTGCATGCACGCCGGTCAGGGCTGCGCCAACCCGACCCGGCTGCTGCTGCCGCGGTCCCGCTACGACGAGGGCGTCGAGATCCTCAAGAACATCTACGAGAACGTCACGTGCGGTGACCCGCAGGACCCCGCGACGTTGTGCGGCCCGGTGATCTCGCAGCGGCAGTACGAGCGGGTAACGGGATACATCCAGAAGGGCGTGGACGAGGGTGCCACCGCGCTGGTCGGCGGCCCCGGTGCGGAGACCGGCTTCGACAAGGGATATTACGTCCGGCCAACGCTTTTCACGAATGTCGACAACAAGATGACCATCGCACAGGAGGAGATCTTCGGCCCGGTGCTCTCGGTCATTCCGTTCGACGACGAGGAAGATGCGATCCGGATCGCCAACGACAGCGTGTACGGCCTGGCCGGCAACGTATTTGCGGGTTCCCTCGAGCGTGCGCTGTCGGTGACCCGCCGGATCAAGGCCGGCTTCATGGGCGTCAACGGCGGTGCCGGCTACGCTGCCGACTCGCCGTTCGGTGGGTACAAGGAAAGCGGCATCGGTCGCCAGAACGGCATCGCCGGATTCGACCAGTACACCGAGATCAAGTCCGTGGCGTATCCCGCGGTCTAACTCCCCAGTCGGACAGCATCGTGGCCGCCACCTTTGTCCTGGTACACGGTGGCGGCCATGGTGGCTGGTGCTATCAGCCCGTCGCGGCGCTGCTGCGCTCGGCAGGGCACGAGGTCCATGCCCCGTCCCTGACGGGGCTGGGTGAGCGCGCCCACCTGTTCCGGCACGACGTCGATCTGGACTGCCACATCACCGACATCGTCAACCTGTTGCATTTCGAGAACCTGAGCAACGTCATCCTGGTCGGCCACAGCTATGGGGGCATGGTGATCACCGGCGCCGCCGACCGCGCGCCCGATCGGGTGGGCCACCTCGTCTACCTGGACGCCGCGAACCCCGTCAACGGGCAGGCGCTCGTCGACATCGCTCCGGAGATGGCGGCGGCGGCGCGCGCCAATGGCCGCATCGTCGACGGCGTCGAAATGTGTTTGTACCCAACGGATGAGATCCTTCCGTACTACGGCGTTCGGGACCCTGACCAGCTCGAGTGGATGAAGGCGCGGCTGACGCCGCACCCGTGGCGGTGTTTCGAGCAGCCACTGCGACTGACCGACGAAGCCGCTATCGCCCGGATCCCGCAATCGCACCTTTGCACCACGAAGTACATGCGGTGGCGTGATGTAGATGGCCTGCGGCGCAAGGCCGACGGCCGCTTGTGGGATCTCAAGACCGGCCACGACATGATGATCACCGCACCCGGTTGGGTCGCCGAAAAGCTGATGCTGGTGGCCGCCGGCGTCTGATGCGAGCCGACGACCGCGAGTCTGCTCGAGGGTTTGAATGCCGCACAGCGCTATCGCCCGCGATATCGCAACTGCGGACCGAGTAGTGGCCCCCGGGCGATACCGGTGTGGCCCGTGTGGCGCCGGGCCCGCTGCCGGCTCTGCGGACCCCGCCACGAGGCCGCGCAACCCCCTGGTTGACAATCGAGGCAAGACTGGAGTCAAAGGAGAAGTAAAAAATGCCCGAAGCTGTCATCGTCGAGGCTGTGCGCTCACCCGTCGGCAAGCGCAACGGCGGCCTTTCCGGAGTGCACGCCGCCGAGCTGTCCGCGCAGGTACTCAACGGGCTGGTCACCAGGGCCGGCATCGATCCCGAAATCGTTGACGACGTGATCTGGGGCTGCGTGATGCAGGCCGGCGAGCAGGCCCTCGACATCGGCCGCACGGCGCTGTTGACCGCGGGCTGGCCGGAATCCGTCCCCGGCGTGACCGTCGACCGCCAGTGCGGATCGAGCCAGCAGTCCGTCCACTTCGCCGCGGCCGGTGTGGTGGCCGGGCACTACGACGTCGTCGTCGCCGGCGGTGTGGAGTCGATGTCGCGCACCCCGATGGGGGCATCCCTGGCCAACGGCGGGCGGCCCTACCCGGAGAACTTCATCTCGCGCTACGACGGCAAGATCCCCAACCAGGGCCTGGGCGCCGAGATGATCGCCGAGCAGTGGGGATTCGACCGCACCGCACTCGACCAATTCTCCCTCGACTCACACGAAAAGGCAGCTGCTGCACAGGATTCCGGTGCTTTCGACGACCAGA
This genomic interval carries:
- a CDS encoding alpha/beta fold hydrolase, with product MAATFVLVHGGGHGGWCYQPVAALLRSAGHEVHAPSLTGLGERAHLFRHDVDLDCHITDIVNLLHFENLSNVILVGHSYGGMVITGAADRAPDRVGHLVYLDAANPVNGQALVDIAPEMAAAARANGRIVDGVEMCLYPTDEILPYYGVRDPDQLEWMKARLTPHPWRCFEQPLRLTDEAAIARIPQSHLCTTKYMRWRDVDGLRRKADGRLWDLKTGHDMMITAPGWVAEKLMLVAAGV
- a CDS encoding thiolase family protein, producing MPEAVIVEAVRSPVGKRNGGLSGVHAAELSAQVLNGLVTRAGIDPEIVDDVIWGCVMQAGEQALDIGRTALLTAGWPESVPGVTVDRQCGSSQQSVHFAAAGVVAGHYDVVVAGGVESMSRTPMGASLANGGRPYPENFISRYDGKIPNQGLGAEMIAEQWGFDRTALDQFSLDSHEKAAAAQDSGAFDDQIVGIKDSEGNVVLKDEGIRRGTPMEKMASLKPAFKEDGVIHAGNSSQISDGAAALLFMSAEKAKELGLTPIAKVHTATLAGADPVIMLTAPIPATQKVLKRSGLSIGDIGAYEVNEAFAPVPLAWLKDIGADEKKLNPNGGAIALGHPLGGSGARIMTTLLYHMRDKGIRYGLQTMCEGGGQANATILELL